The following are encoded together in the Poseidonibacter lekithochrous genome:
- a CDS encoding ATP-binding protein, with protein MKLVNRINITFKLGLLFLILCTSIALLAYKSINISEHNKDTLKVVHSKSQEVLSLQDKIITPLYRLREITQSLVMAPNSSIRKDIQKDLDLLLLSLDKEFKIIEKNNLEIIQMWNNYKTFIFQTKQYLDEEFEEGAYINVTTSSRKQFHQLLNTLLKKQSEFLNNSTIAYSGAVDEAKELKLSIIISVLIIFVASTLIGWLVARNIITSIHTVQNGLNDFFSYLNGKKTSVKKIEIHSKDEFHQMASKINLNVANIQKNIQKNEIVIKDATKVLENIKSGNIGARVTQDSNNESLNELKIMMNDMIDNLEDKIQKEITQRVEQEQMLIQQSKLASMGEMIGNIAHQWRQPLTQISAIHMNMKVTYDFDKFTKEYLDNKIKEANKLTSYMSQTISDFQNFFKPQGEKECFSIENACREAFHILESSLKYHGINVEFNVLEDTDVFGYKNEYSQVILNVLSNAKDILLERKVENPNVNIEIKEGENFAIVKIKDNAGGVKDEIIDKIFEPYFTTRHKTQGTGIGLYMSKNIIERNMSGFINVSNVDNGALFTIKVAKK; from the coding sequence ATGAAATTAGTAAATAGAATAAATATAACTTTTAAATTAGGACTATTATTCCTAATCCTTTGCACATCAATAGCACTACTTGCATATAAATCAATAAATATTAGTGAGCATAATAAAGACACACTAAAAGTAGTACATAGTAAATCACAAGAGGTTTTATCTTTGCAAGATAAGATTATCACACCCCTTTATAGGCTTAGAGAAATTACACAATCTTTAGTAATGGCTCCTAATAGTTCTATTAGAAAAGATATTCAAAAAGATTTAGATTTATTATTACTATCTTTAGATAAAGAGTTTAAAATAATAGAGAAAAACAACCTTGAAATAATACAAATGTGGAATAACTATAAAACATTTATTTTTCAAACAAAACAGTACTTAGATGAAGAGTTTGAAGAGGGTGCTTATATTAATGTAACTACTTCAAGTAGAAAACAATTCCATCAATTACTAAATACTTTATTGAAAAAACAAAGTGAGTTTCTGAATAACTCTACTATTGCTTATTCAGGTGCAGTTGATGAAGCAAAAGAGTTAAAACTATCTATTATTATCTCAGTACTTATTATATTTGTAGCTTCTACATTAATTGGTTGGTTAGTGGCTCGTAATATTATCACTTCTATACATACAGTACAAAATGGGCTGAATGATTTCTTCTCATATTTAAATGGTAAAAAAACAAGTGTTAAAAAAATAGAGATACATTCAAAAGATGAATTCCATCAAATGGCCTCAAAGATTAATCTAAATGTTGCAAATATTCAAAAAAATATTCAAAAGAATGAAATAGTAATCAAAGATGCTACAAAGGTATTAGAGAATATCAAAAGTGGTAATATTGGTGCTAGAGTTACACAAGATAGTAATAATGAATCATTAAATGAATTAAAAATCATGATGAATGATATGATTGATAATCTTGAAGATAAAATTCAAAAAGAGATTACTCAAAGGGTTGAACAAGAACAAATGTTAATTCAACAATCAAAACTAGCCTCAATGGGTGAAATGATTGGAAATATTGCCCATCAATGGCGACAACCACTAACACAAATATCAGCAATTCACATGAATATGAAAGTAACTTATGATTTTGATAAATTTACAAAAGAGTATTTAGATAATAAAATAAAAGAAGCTAATAAACTAACATCATATATGTCTCAGACTATATCTGATTTCCAAAACTTCTTTAAACCTCAGGGTGAAAAAGAGTGTTTCTCAATAGAAAATGCTTGTAGAGAAGCTTTTCATATTCTAGAATCATCTTTAAAATATCATGGTATTAATGTAGAGTTTAATGTTCTTGAAGATACAGATGTATTTGGATACAAAAATGAATACTCACAAGTGATATTAAATGTACTTTCTAATGCAAAAGATATATTATTAGAGAGAAAAGTAGAAAACCCAAATGTAAATATAGAGATAAAAGAGGGTGAAAACTTTGCCATTGTTAAAATCAAAGATAATGCAGGTGGAGTAAAGGATGAGATTATAGACAAAATCTTTGAGCCATATTTCACAACAAGACATAAAACCCAAGGTACGGGTATTGGATTATATATGTCAAAGAATATTATTGAGAGAAATATGAGTGGATTTATAAATGTGTCAAATGTAGATAATGGGGCATTATTCACAATAAAAGTTGCGAAGAAATAA